A window of Micromonospora eburnea genomic DNA:
TGTCGAAGTCCGCCATCTTCGCGTCCCAGCCCCAGCCCGACCAGGCGAGGTTGCGCTCTGCCGCCTCGTTCTCGTACGGCGCGCGGCCCTCGCGCAGCATCCGCCTCGCCGCCTCCGGGCTCGACGCGGTGTTACGCCAGACGAACGTGCTCTCCTCCAGCCCCCACGAGGTGGTGATGTTGCTGACGAACGCGTCGAAGCGCCCACTGCCGTGCAGGTCACCGAACTCGACCGACATGCCCTTGAACGAGTCGTGGCCGAGGACCAGCGACTTCGGCGTGAAGGGGTCTCGCTCACCCTCGACCAGCTCGAACCGGATTCGGCCGGGCACCGACCGGTTGTGGAAGAGACGGTCGTTGCCGAAGTCGTTGGCGAGGTACAGCTCCGGCAGGAGGTCGCCGTCGAGGTCGGCCGACCCCGCGCCCAGGGTCCAACCGGTCGCGAAGGCCGGGTCCAGCGCCTTCTGTTCGGTGTAGGTGGCCGACGGCTCCGGGCCGCGCTCGGCGGCGGTCCAGCGCAGGATGTGCGCCCCGCCGGCGTTGCGGGCGTGCGACATCGAGTTGTTCATCTGCACCCCGGCGAGCCCGTCCGGGTCGAGCACGGCCGAGTCGGGGAAGTAGTTGAAGATGCCGATGTCCACGTGCCCGTCGCCGTCGAAGTCCGCCACCGCGACGGCATTGGTGTTCCACAACGGTCCGTGGTAAACGCCGTCGCCACCGTCGAGGTTCCGGACGAGTTCGGTGGGCAGGAAACTCTCCGGGCTCAGCGGTTTGCCCGTGCCTCGGTTCATGAACAGCACCGGCGTACGGCCCCAGTAGTAGACGAGCAGATCCATCCAGCCGTCCTCGTTGAAGTCCCCGGGGACGCACCCCATCGGGGCCATCGCCCGGTGCACCGGCAGCGGTGACGGTTCGAGGACGAACGGCTGGTACACGTTTCCGCTGCCCGGCGCCGGCGTGATGACCACGCTGTCGCTGCGCGTGTCGACCAGGCAGATGTCGTTGGCGACGCCCCCGGCGTCGAGGTCGTTGACGGCGACCGCCGCACCGACGGAGGACACCCAGGAGCGGATGTGTTCGTACTCGGGGTTGACCACGCGGACGGTGCGCTCGGGTAGGCCCGGCGGCAGGACGATCGGCAACTCCGTGAACGAGAACCGTGCGGCCAGTCTGGCCCGGTCGGTCGGGGACGCTGAGGGCAGCCGTGCGAGCAGATAGGTGGCAGCCAATAGGACGACTACCACGACCATGGGTGTCAGGCGGCGTAGAATGCCGACCGGTTGCGAGACCAACGGCTCCCCCTCGGAATAGGCAGCGACTTCGCGCTGCGGCAGAGATGCGACTGCTCGGGACGGCCGGCCAATTCCGCCGCATTTACGGGACGCTCGGATCCAGCGCCTTCGGGGCTTGGTCGGAGTCGTCGCTGTTTCTGCGGCGGCCAAGGATTACCGGTAGGACGTCGCCGGTTTTTAACCGGGTTCCGGAGGGACACGTGGCACCCCGGGAACGACGACCGCACCATTGGAGTGGTCCCGAACCATCATCATCATGGCTGACGACCCGAATCAGTTCTTCTCGCACGTTGCGGGCCAGCAAGATCGGCGCTGCCGGACGCGGCGTATTTCGTACTGCTGCGTCGCGTCCGACAGCGCCGGAAATCAGGCCCGCTCGGCGCAGACCGGGTCGGCCGACTGGATGAGGTGCTCGCGGGCCATCCGCCGCAACGCGGCCATCGCCGCCTCCAGCAGTACGACCCGCGCGATCAGGGTCGCCCGATCACCGTTCGTCTCCACACTGGACGACAGCGAGGCGACCTCCAGGTTGGTCAGACACATGGCCGCCTCGGCGTACGGCGTGAAAGCGCTCACGTCGGCGTCGCCGGTCAGCCGCTCCAGGGCGGTGAGCACCCGCGCCAGCGTGTGCCGACCGGGTGAGTCGTCGGCGACCCGCCAGCCCAACACATCGATGAAGGAGTCGATCCGGGCGGCGGCCCCCTGCCGCTCCGGCATGGCCAGCAGGCCCGAATCCTCGGCGAAGAGGGCGTCGTTGATCACCGCGCAGAGGCCGGCGATCGGCAGGCCCCGGCTGTCGACCGCGTGGAGAACCTCCCGGACCGAGGCGAGACTCAGCCGGCCCACCGCGGTCAGCGTGCGGATCAGTATCAGCCGGGACAGATGCCGCTCGTCGTAGCTCAGATGCCGCCCTCCGGGCGCCGATCGACCGGGCGGCAAAAGCCCTTCCCTCAGGTAGAATTTGATGGTCGGCACCGGAAGCTCGGCGCGACGACTCAACTCCACGATCTTCAATCAGATCCCACCGTACGTCTGGTTCACGAGTTTGGCCGGCATTCGGCGCTAGGACACGGTTGCCCGGTTGTGTCGCACGGTGGGGCTCACCCCCCTCGACCAAGAAGTCTCCCCCCACCGCGGCCTCGCGCCCCTCACGGACGGTGCCGGGCCACCTCGGCTCATCCGGCGCACGGAACGCGTCGTCGCAGCACAGACCATTAGGGCCGGCCACTTGCGGCGGTTTTGCGGGCACCTCCCCGAATCGGGCTGATAGCGCAACTATCCATTACGGGCGGTCACGCATTCGCCGACACTCCGACGACCCGCCGGGCGGCGGGGAGTTGCCCAGGGCATTTGCGGGCGCTAGCATCTAGCCCACTGCAAGATCGTGATCAATGAGGAAAGCCTTGAGCCAGCGCATTTTCTTTCTATATATAGGCACGTTGGACGAACGCTGCTGCCACGCTCGGTGGGCCCACTTCCGGCATTGCGGACGGCCGCGATGTTACTGATGGGTGAAATCGCCGTGCGGCGAGCATTGTGGGCGATGCGGGAAAGGCTCGGAGAGCCCCTGACGATCGACGAACTTGCGAGCGTCGCAATGTTCAGCAGGTACCATTTCTCGCGTCTCTTCAGAACGATTACCGGAATATCGCCCGGCCGGTTCCTGGCCGCCGTCCGGATACAGGAGGCGAAACGCCTTCTCACCACCACGTCCATGACCGTGGCCGCGGTCAGCACCTCCGTCGGCTACACCAGCCTCGGCACCTTCAGCTCCCGCTTCCACCGCAGCGTCGGCGTCTCTCCCGCGGCGTATCGGCACCGGCGCCTGGAGCCGCCACCGATGCGACAGATCCGACCCCCGCTGGGAAGCGCCGTCATCAGCGGCGAGGTACGCCCGTTCTGCCCGCACTTCGCGGCGCCCATCTTCATCGGGTTGTTCCCCGACGCCATCGCCGAGGGGGCGCCGGTGAGCTGGGCCGTGATAGATCGCCCCGGTCCGTACCGGCTCTCCGGGGTCAGCCCCGGATCGTGGTACCTCATCGCGCACTCCCTCGGCGGCTGGCGATACCCGACCGACGATCCGGACCAGATCGACCAGGTCACCGCGGTGGCCCGGTACGGACCGGTCCAGATCGTCGAG
This region includes:
- a CDS encoding MerR family transcriptional regulator produces the protein MELSRRAELPVPTIKFYLREGLLPPGRSAPGGRHLSYDERHLSRLILIRTLTAVGRLSLASVREVLHAVDSRGLPIAGLCAVINDALFAEDSGLLAMPERQGAAARIDSFIDVLGWRVADDSPGRHTLARVLTALERLTGDADVSAFTPYAEAAMCLTNLEVASLSSSVETNGDRATLIARVVLLEAAMAALRRMAREHLIQSADPVCAERA
- a CDS encoding CRTAC1 family protein — protein: MVVVVVLLAATYLLARLPSASPTDRARLAARFSFTELPIVLPPGLPERTVRVVNPEYEHIRSWVSSVGAAVAVNDLDAGGVANDICLVDTRSDSVVITPAPGSGNVYQPFVLEPSPLPVHRAMAPMGCVPGDFNEDGWMDLLVYYWGRTPVLFMNRGTGKPLSPESFLPTELVRNLDGGDGVYHGPLWNTNAVAVADFDGDGHVDIGIFNYFPDSAVLDPDGLAGVQMNNSMSHARNAGGAHILRWTAAERGPEPSATYTEQKALDPAFATGWTLGAGSADLDGDLLPELYLANDFGNDRLFHNRSVPGRIRFELVEGERDPFTPKSLVLGHDSFKGMSVEFGDLHGSGRFDAFVSNITTSWGLEESTFVWRNTASSPEAARRMLREGRAPYENEAAERNLAWSGWGWDAKMADFDNNGEVEVVQANGFVKGSLNRWAWLQELAMANDLMLRNPGMWPNAKPGDDIAGSQPISFWAAEGNGRYANLAAELGMGDDTPSRGVAVADVDGNGTQDFAVARQWGQPSFYRNTIAHPGDFVGLRLYRPASSPEAIGTPAYGAQVRVRTPDGRTRLAQLDGGGGHSGKRSFDVFFGLGEIGDQPVSVEVTWRDLDGAVHTETREMTRGWHSLMLTDQAREVKVR